Proteins encoded within one genomic window of Raineyella fluvialis:
- a CDS encoding alpha/beta fold hydrolase: protein MHPRLQRPAAGAPDLDIIMVEHRGVGHSRRDLTGADLPASAMNVTEAVDDIAAVLDAEHVDRAVIVGSSYGTYLAQGFGVRHPARVHAMVLDSTLLSAEDHHDVRAHARSLLWEGERAATAAAAHRIRRLVEKGGADPLPLGAASAFLYEFGGLPRLERYLEQRGRNRVSLVDRTFRVMQGGLTLRSVPYVMEFGLVGNLATRELQYAPKPDGLIFDPAYGTSGLLGRFPAFEREPFDLPASLPLFDWPVVVLGGERDLTTPASVAKRTAALARKGRYIRVPGVGHSVLDSHPEALLATVRALLSGKPITLGGLRRRGMTRHLAPLVGGLLAADRLSAALWREGPPPGTLPGA, encoded by the coding sequence ATCCATCCGCGTCTACAGCGCCCTGCGGCGGGGGCTCCCGACCTCGACATCATTATGGTCGAGCATCGCGGCGTCGGGCATTCGCGCCGGGACCTGACCGGGGCCGACCTGCCGGCCTCGGCGATGAACGTCACCGAGGCGGTCGACGACATCGCGGCCGTGCTGGATGCCGAGCACGTGGATCGGGCCGTGATCGTCGGCAGTTCGTACGGCACCTATCTCGCTCAGGGGTTCGGCGTGCGGCACCCGGCGCGGGTCCACGCGATGGTGCTCGACTCGACACTCCTGTCCGCCGAGGACCACCACGACGTGCGCGCCCACGCCCGCAGCCTGTTGTGGGAAGGGGAACGGGCGGCGACGGCCGCCGCGGCCCACCGGATCCGGCGACTCGTCGAGAAGGGAGGGGCGGACCCGCTCCCGCTCGGGGCCGCGTCCGCGTTCCTCTACGAGTTCGGGGGGCTGCCCCGGCTCGAGCGCTACCTGGAGCAGCGCGGCCGGAACCGGGTCAGCCTCGTGGACCGTACGTTCCGTGTGATGCAGGGCGGGCTGACCCTGCGATCGGTGCCGTATGTGATGGAGTTCGGTCTCGTCGGCAACCTGGCGACGCGGGAGTTGCAGTACGCGCCGAAGCCCGACGGGCTGATCTTCGATCCGGCGTACGGGACCTCGGGGCTGCTCGGGCGGTTCCCCGCGTTCGAGCGGGAACCCTTCGACCTACCCGCGTCGCTTCCGCTCTTCGACTGGCCCGTGGTGGTGCTCGGTGGGGAGCGGGACCTGACCACGCCCGCCAGCGTCGCGAAACGTACGGCCGCACTCGCCCGCAAGGGCCGCTACATCCGGGTCCCCGGCGTCGGGCACAGCGTGCTCGACTCCCATCCCGAGGCGCTGTTGGCGACCGTACGGGCCCTGCTGAGCGGCAAGCCGATCACCCTGGGTGGGCTGCGGCGGCGCGGGATGACTCGTCACCTTGCGCCGTTGGTCGGCGGACTGCTGGCCGCCGACCGACTGTCGGCGGCCTTGTGGCGGGAGGGACCGCCGCCGGGAACCCTGCCGGGAGCCTGA
- a CDS encoding ACT domain-containing protein → MTSPRHVPESGSGRAPRSGGVTDLDVLLGALTPQLTPDPMVYAVVQDGRVPTGSFATVEEAEGLTVVLDQRSADREGLGYDHVAALITLQVHSALEAVGLTAAVSTALAARGISCNVIAGAYHDHLLVPWNRRAEAMAALEALRAG, encoded by the coding sequence ATGACGTCACCCCGCCACGTACCCGAGAGCGGGTCGGGCCGCGCCCCTCGGTCCGGCGGCGTCACCGATCTGGACGTGCTGCTGGGCGCACTGACGCCACAGCTGACACCCGACCCGATGGTGTACGCGGTGGTGCAGGACGGCCGCGTCCCGACCGGTAGCTTCGCGACCGTGGAGGAGGCGGAAGGGCTCACCGTCGTCCTCGACCAGCGATCGGCCGACCGGGAAGGCCTCGGCTACGACCACGTCGCTGCCCTCATCACGCTGCAGGTCCACTCCGCCCTGGAGGCCGTCGGGCTGACCGCCGCGGTCTCGACGGCCCTCGCCGCCCGCGGGATCAGCTGCAACGTCATCGCCGGTGCCTACCACGATCACCTGCTGGTGCCGTGGAATCGTCGCGCGGAGGCGATGGCCGCCCTCGAGGCGCTGCGCGCCGGCTGA
- a CDS encoding GNAT family N-acetyltransferase, translating into MEIVNLPAGDPHWDAALPVLQQLRTHLGAADLEAVLSSEAQRPSFFAAFEGGVCLGVCGWRVIANTSAGRKLYIDDLVTADSARSQGIGAALLEHAEDLARRHRCAVLDLDSGVQRHAAHRFYLRERLDIVSFHFAESLQVDE; encoded by the coding sequence ATGGAGATCGTCAACCTGCCGGCGGGTGATCCGCACTGGGATGCGGCGCTACCGGTGTTGCAGCAGCTGCGGACGCACCTGGGGGCCGCGGATCTTGAGGCGGTGCTGTCCTCGGAGGCGCAACGGCCGTCGTTCTTCGCCGCGTTCGAGGGCGGTGTGTGCCTGGGCGTGTGCGGCTGGCGGGTCATCGCGAACACCTCCGCCGGCCGCAAGCTCTACATCGACGACCTGGTGACCGCCGATTCGGCCCGTTCCCAGGGGATCGGTGCCGCCCTGCTGGAACATGCCGAGGATCTCGCCCGGCGCCACCGTTGCGCGGTGCTGGACCTGGACTCCGGGGTGCAGCGCCACGCGGCGCACCGCTTCTATCTGCGGGAGCGGCTGGACATCGTGTCGTTCCACTTCGCCGAGAGCCTCCAGGTCGACGAGTAG
- a CDS encoding glycerophosphodiester phosphodiesterase: MTFVIAHRGWSGREPEQSRAAYVAAIDLAARTGRRLGLECDTHFSADDQLICLHDLDLARTAGVEVAARELTVAELKRLDIGSWLVGPGATAEQRELMTVPELLDLVAAARGRGVDVVAVVETKHPNPRGTDVERALADLLRQRGWVGAEVPVRMISFDPAGVHVFAELLPDVPRSQLQYPVQVLEGVDAPAVSPWLGMVRRDPDLVRRAHDAGLEVHVWTVNDPADIAFCVGLGVEAITTDHPDLALQLVGD; this comes from the coding sequence GTGACCTTCGTCATCGCCCATCGCGGATGGTCCGGCCGCGAACCCGAGCAGAGCAGGGCGGCGTACGTCGCCGCGATCGACCTGGCTGCCCGCACCGGCAGGCGGCTGGGACTGGAGTGCGACACGCATTTCAGTGCCGATGACCAGCTCATCTGCCTGCACGATCTGGACCTGGCCCGTACGGCTGGGGTGGAGGTGGCCGCTCGCGAGCTCACCGTGGCCGAACTCAAGCGCCTCGACATCGGTTCCTGGCTCGTCGGACCCGGGGCGACCGCGGAGCAACGGGAACTCATGACCGTCCCCGAGCTCCTCGACCTGGTGGCCGCGGCGCGCGGACGCGGCGTCGACGTCGTCGCTGTTGTGGAGACCAAGCACCCCAACCCGCGCGGCACCGACGTCGAGCGGGCCCTCGCCGACCTGCTGCGCCAGCGCGGCTGGGTCGGCGCCGAGGTGCCAGTACGGATGATCAGCTTCGATCCGGCCGGGGTGCACGTCTTCGCCGAGCTGCTGCCGGACGTCCCGCGGTCGCAGCTGCAGTATCCGGTGCAGGTGCTCGAGGGTGTGGACGCACCGGCGGTGAGTCCCTGGCTCGGGATGGTGCGCCGTGACCCCGATCTCGTCCGCCGCGCCCACGACGCCGGCCTCGAGGTGCATGTCTGGACGGTGAACGACCCGGCCGACATCGCCTTCTGCGTAGGTCTCGGGGTCGAAGCCATCACCACTGATCATCCGGACCTGGCGCTGCAGTTGGTCGGGGACTGA
- a CDS encoding response regulator transcription factor: MRVLMVEDDPSLSKLVSEGLRSEGFMVDVTANGRDGLWMAVEGSYDVAVIDIMLPALNGYDIVKGMRSRQVWTPVLMLTAKDGPYDQVDAFDVGADDYLTKPFDFVVLVARLRALIRRGAPERPTVLTVGDLSLDPGSHRVWRGEEEIELTAKEFSLLEFLMRRRDQVVTKSQILDGVWDPAFAGDTNIIQVYVSYLRRKVDEPFGRHSIETVRGVGYRLVDSPPAG; this comes from the coding sequence ATGCGTGTGCTGATGGTCGAGGACGATCCCTCCCTCTCCAAGCTCGTCTCCGAGGGCCTGCGGAGCGAGGGGTTCATGGTCGACGTCACGGCCAACGGCCGCGACGGCCTCTGGATGGCCGTCGAGGGAAGCTACGACGTGGCGGTCATCGACATCATGCTGCCCGCGCTCAACGGCTACGACATCGTCAAGGGGATGCGCTCGCGCCAGGTCTGGACCCCGGTCCTGATGCTCACCGCCAAGGACGGACCGTACGACCAGGTGGACGCCTTCGACGTCGGCGCCGACGACTACCTGACCAAGCCCTTCGACTTCGTCGTCCTGGTCGCCCGGCTGCGGGCGCTGATCCGGCGCGGGGCCCCCGAGCGGCCGACGGTCCTGACCGTCGGTGACCTCTCCCTCGACCCGGGGAGTCACCGGGTGTGGCGCGGCGAGGAGGAGATCGAGCTCACCGCCAAGGAGTTCTCGCTGCTCGAGTTCCTGATGCGGCGCCGGGATCAGGTGGTGACCAAGTCGCAGATCCTCGACGGCGTCTGGGACCCGGCCTTCGCCGGCGACACCAACATCATCCAGGTCTACGTCAGCTACCTGCGGCGCAAGGTCGACGAGCCCTTCGGCCGGCACTCGATCGAGACCGTGCGTGGGGTCGGCTACCGCTTGGTGGACAGTCCCCCGGCCGGCTGA
- a CDS encoding sensor histidine kinase — protein sequence MVLEGATPLPQPTEDPDLVIASTGVAYGGQLSTAVVGVSQDSQYEAVYTVLKLLLIGTPLIVLAAGVVAWWLVSRSLRPVEAIRTTVESISSRHLDARVPIPTVDDEIGRLALTMNAMLSRLERGRQQQNQFVADASHELRSPLASLHTALDMGSSDPTGQRWKDLTPVMTTETRRMERLVDDLLTLARGDAGMVPVGRWRDVDLDDLVVEEARRPRSPGRVAVVFEVKPARIRGDRLQLVRVLRNLADNAVRAATSLVVLSVETDDGCAVLRVEDDGPGIPPQERERVFERFVRLDAARTRDEGGSGLGLAIVRELVTNHGGTVDVDASALGGARFTVRIPLDQPEPAQPAGGLSTKR from the coding sequence GTGGTTCTCGAGGGGGCCACACCCCTGCCGCAGCCCACGGAGGACCCGGACCTCGTCATCGCCTCGACCGGCGTGGCGTACGGCGGGCAGCTGAGCACCGCCGTCGTCGGGGTGTCCCAGGACTCCCAGTACGAGGCCGTCTACACCGTGCTCAAGCTGCTGCTGATCGGCACACCGCTGATCGTCCTCGCCGCCGGCGTGGTGGCGTGGTGGCTGGTCAGCCGGTCGCTGCGGCCGGTGGAGGCGATCCGGACCACCGTGGAGTCGATCTCGTCGCGCCACCTCGACGCCCGGGTGCCGATCCCGACCGTCGACGACGAGATCGGGCGGCTCGCCCTGACCATGAACGCGATGTTGTCCCGCCTCGAACGGGGCCGTCAGCAGCAGAACCAATTCGTCGCCGACGCCAGCCATGAGTTGCGTTCGCCGCTGGCGAGCCTGCACACCGCCCTCGACATGGGGTCGAGCGACCCGACCGGGCAGCGGTGGAAGGACCTCACCCCGGTGATGACCACGGAGACCCGCCGGATGGAGCGGCTCGTCGACGACCTGCTCACCCTTGCCCGCGGTGATGCCGGGATGGTGCCGGTGGGGCGATGGCGGGACGTGGACCTCGACGACCTGGTGGTCGAGGAGGCCCGCCGGCCACGGAGTCCCGGGCGGGTCGCGGTGGTCTTCGAGGTCAAACCGGCACGGATCCGCGGGGACCGGCTCCAGCTCGTCCGGGTCCTGCGCAACCTGGCGGACAACGCCGTCCGGGCAGCGACGTCCCTGGTCGTGCTGTCCGTCGAGACCGACGACGGCTGTGCCGTGCTCCGGGTGGAGGACGACGGCCCCGGCATCCCGCCCCAGGAGCGGGAACGGGTGTTCGAACGGTTCGTCCGGCTCGACGCCGCCCGCACCCGCGACGAGGGCGGCAGCGGACTGGGGCTGGCGATCGTCCGCGAACTGGTCACGAACCATGGCGGGACCGTGGACGTGGACGCCTCGGCGTTGGGTGGCGCCAGGTTCACCGTACGGATCCCGCTGGACCAGCCGGAGCCGGCTCAGCCGGCCGGGGGACTGTCCACCAAGCGGTAG
- a CDS encoding phosphodiester glycosidase family protein, whose translation MWGKTVGNAAAVWRSGVGTRADGSTVVVLGPSMTVGALAQILHDAGAVEAMQLDINKDWTSFITYSHSNGGNSPKKLTDDETAAADRYLQPSSRDFVAVMPHS comes from the coding sequence GTGTGGGGCAAGACCGTCGGCAACGCCGCCGCCGTGTGGCGCAGTGGCGTCGGCACCCGTGCCGACGGGTCGACCGTCGTCGTGCTGGGGCCGTCCATGACCGTCGGCGCGCTGGCACAGATCCTGCACGATGCGGGCGCCGTCGAGGCGATGCAGCTCGACATCAACAAGGACTGGACGAGCTTCATCACCTACAGCCACAGCAACGGCGGGAACTCCCCGAAGAAGCTGACCGACGACGAGACCGCCGCGGCCGACCGCTACCTGCAGCCCTCCAGCCGGGACTTCGTCGCGGTGATGCCCCACTCGTAG
- a CDS encoding GNAT family N-acetyltransferase, producing the protein MAKLVAGTSGVIIMFMALTLPLTVRHTTEGDIEAILRLEKSTDTAEWLGPTGRDYHEASLADPDQEHLLLFEGTELAGYAILSGVLDGGDIELRRMVVAPAHRGKGLGHQFVRYVVDYTKETYACRGMWLDMKCHNDRARKLYASEGFTSFVPARDGKLGRSYMRRKL; encoded by the coding sequence ATGGCGAAGTTGGTAGCGGGCACTTCCGGTGTCATCATCATGTTCATGGCACTTACCCTGCCCCTGACCGTCAGGCACACGACGGAGGGCGACATCGAGGCGATCCTTCGTCTGGAGAAGTCGACGGACACCGCCGAATGGCTCGGTCCCACTGGCCGCGACTACCACGAGGCGTCGCTGGCCGACCCCGACCAGGAGCATCTCCTCCTCTTCGAGGGCACCGAACTCGCCGGTTACGCAATCCTGAGCGGCGTCCTGGACGGAGGTGACATCGAGCTCCGTCGCATGGTGGTCGCCCCCGCGCACCGCGGCAAGGGCCTCGGGCACCAGTTCGTCCGCTACGTCGTCGACTACACCAAGGAGACGTACGCCTGCCGCGGCATGTGGCTGGACATGAAGTGCCACAACGACCGGGCCCGCAAGCTGTACGCGAGCGAGGGGTTCACCTCGTTCGTCCCTGCCCGCGACGGCAAGCTGGGCCGCTCGTACATGCGCCGCAAGCTCTGA
- a CDS encoding CueP family metal-binding protein, producing MKKALTTRPLAGLALTIAALTLTGCAATASSTGGPVAGSSPSTTPNATASTSAAPATDEASVSAVLTSAGLQGRSTAEVVAALEASTEDRTKGPAGSVRYDQLVLTSADHKVAMPIPAGQFYLSIAPYVTKTHDCYYHNLATCQGELAGKQVHVTIADAAGTSLVDRDVTLGANGFAGFWLPRDSRATLTVTYEGRTVTQAISTGKGDPTCLTTLKLV from the coding sequence GTGAAGAAGGCCCTGACCACCCGGCCACTCGCAGGTCTGGCGTTGACCATCGCCGCGCTGACCCTGACCGGGTGTGCGGCGACCGCCTCGAGCACGGGTGGCCCGGTGGCCGGCTCGAGCCCCTCCACCACCCCGAACGCCACCGCCTCGACATCGGCGGCGCCGGCCACCGACGAGGCCAGCGTCTCCGCAGTCCTGACGTCGGCGGGTCTGCAGGGCCGGAGCACCGCGGAGGTGGTGGCGGCCCTGGAGGCCTCCACCGAGGATCGTACGAAGGGACCGGCCGGGTCGGTCCGCTACGACCAACTGGTCCTCACCTCCGCCGATCACAAGGTCGCCATGCCCATCCCCGCAGGGCAGTTCTACCTGTCCATCGCCCCGTACGTGACCAAGACGCACGACTGCTACTACCACAACCTCGCCACCTGTCAGGGCGAGCTGGCGGGCAAGCAGGTGCACGTGACCATCGCCGACGCGGCCGGGACGTCCCTCGTCGACCGGGACGTCACCCTCGGCGCCAACGGGTTCGCCGGGTTCTGGCTCCCGCGCGACAGCCGGGCGACGCTGACCGTGACCTACGAAGGGCGGACCGTCACCCAGGCGATCTCCACCGGCAAGGGCGACCCGACCTGCCTGACGACCCTCAAGCTGGTGTGA
- a CDS encoding response regulator transcription factor: MEPTEAGSPRILVVDDEKALARMVANYLERAGYTTRLEHTGPDALAAVGSWDPDVVILDLGLPGLDGMEVCRQLRATSDAYVIMLTARDDEFDTLMGFAAGADDYVTKPFSTRTLVSRVQAVLRRPRVRPDRAAGAADAPASPAEDEPTGLDRTFGGLRIDVAGHEAFLHGAPLALTPTEFSLLLVLSEKPKWAFSRRRLLDTVWGEHWVGDDHIVDVHIGNLRRKLGDDPEHPRFILTVRGVGYRMGQG; this comes from the coding sequence ATGGAACCGACCGAGGCGGGTTCGCCCCGCATCCTCGTCGTCGACGACGAGAAGGCCCTGGCCCGAATGGTCGCGAACTATCTCGAGCGCGCCGGCTACACCACCCGCCTCGAGCACACCGGCCCCGACGCCCTGGCCGCGGTGGGGTCCTGGGATCCCGACGTCGTCATCCTCGACCTCGGCCTGCCCGGCCTGGACGGGATGGAGGTGTGCCGGCAGCTGCGGGCGACCTCCGATGCGTACGTCATCATGCTCACGGCCCGCGACGACGAGTTCGACACGCTGATGGGCTTCGCCGCGGGAGCCGACGACTACGTCACCAAGCCGTTCAGTACGCGCACCCTGGTGTCGCGGGTGCAGGCGGTGCTGCGTCGGCCCCGGGTACGCCCCGACCGGGCCGCCGGCGCAGCCGACGCCCCGGCCTCTCCGGCGGAGGACGAGCCCACCGGCCTGGACCGTACGTTCGGTGGGCTGCGGATCGACGTCGCGGGACACGAGGCGTTCCTGCACGGGGCACCGCTGGCGCTCACCCCGACGGAGTTCAGCCTGCTCCTCGTCCTCTCCGAGAAGCCGAAGTGGGCGTTCAGCCGGCGCCGGCTACTCGACACCGTGTGGGGCGAACACTGGGTCGGCGACGACCACATCGTCGACGTCCACATCGGCAACCTGCGCCGCAAGCTCGGCGACGATCCCGAGCACCCGCGGTTCATCCTCACCGTCCGCGGGGTCGGCTACCGGATGGGGCAGGGCTGA
- a CDS encoding sensor histidine kinase: MGRSRRRRPSTSLSTRLLVTQAIVVTASLATAGLVSSLVGPLIFHRHLVQAGGGMAAPELAHVEFAFRDASTIALAAGLGVGVVVALAVSWYVGRRLRAPLRELTRAAGQVAAGDEPSRLPERGNGRELDELASAFNSMAETISHAEDTRRRLLTDVGHELRTPLATMAAHLDGLEDGIIGWDEDLERLFRGEVDRMSALAHDIAEVSRAEEGAVRLDLQRVDLGEVIDTAIHEFSGAYEAKGVRLVTGTAPTLGLVRGDPARLTQVLVNLLSNALRHTPSGGTVTVSVHPAAGGPVHGGPAAQVEGVAITVADDGEGISAEQLPHVFERFYRGSSAREHDHSGSGVGLTISRALVVRHGGTLTAASPGKGRGSTFTVWLPAWPRTP; this comes from the coding sequence ATGGGCCGCTCGCGGCGACGGCGCCCCTCGACCAGTCTGTCCACCCGCCTGCTGGTCACGCAGGCCATCGTGGTCACGGCCAGTCTGGCCACCGCCGGGCTGGTGTCCTCGCTCGTCGGGCCGTTGATCTTCCACCGCCACCTCGTGCAGGCCGGTGGGGGGATGGCGGCCCCCGAGCTCGCCCATGTGGAGTTCGCCTTCCGGGACGCGAGCACCATCGCCCTCGCCGCCGGTCTGGGGGTGGGGGTCGTCGTCGCGCTGGCGGTGAGCTGGTACGTCGGGCGGCGGCTCCGGGCGCCGCTGCGGGAGCTCACCCGGGCGGCCGGTCAGGTCGCCGCCGGTGACGAACCGTCACGGCTGCCGGAGCGCGGCAACGGGCGAGAGCTGGACGAACTCGCCAGCGCCTTCAACTCGATGGCCGAGACCATCTCCCATGCCGAGGACACCCGGCGCCGGCTCCTCACCGATGTGGGTCATGAGCTGCGCACCCCGCTGGCCACCATGGCCGCGCACCTCGACGGGCTCGAGGACGGCATCATCGGCTGGGACGAGGACCTGGAGCGGTTGTTCCGGGGCGAGGTCGACCGGATGAGTGCCCTGGCTCACGACATCGCCGAGGTCTCGCGCGCCGAGGAGGGGGCCGTACGGCTCGACCTGCAGCGGGTGGACCTCGGTGAGGTGATCGACACGGCGATCCATGAGTTCTCCGGGGCGTATGAGGCGAAGGGCGTACGCCTGGTGACGGGCACCGCGCCGACCCTCGGCCTCGTCCGGGGCGACCCCGCGCGTCTCACCCAGGTGCTGGTCAACCTGCTCAGCAACGCGCTGCGCCACACCCCGAGCGGGGGCACCGTGACCGTGTCCGTCCACCCGGCGGCCGGTGGACCGGTGCACGGTGGGCCGGCGGCGCAGGTCGAGGGCGTGGCGATCACCGTCGCTGACGACGGCGAGGGGATCTCTGCCGAGCAGCTGCCGCACGTGTTCGAGCGGTTCTATCGGGGCAGTTCGGCGCGCGAGCACGACCACTCGGGCTCCGGGGTCGGCCTGACGATCAGCCGGGCCCTCGTGGTCCGCCACGGCGGCACGCTGACCGCCGCCAGCCCGGGCAAGGGTCGTGGGAGCACGTTCACCGTCTGGCTCCCCGCCTGGCCGCGTACGCCCTGA
- a CDS encoding response regulator transcription factor, whose amino-acid sequence MTEVAAVLRVVIADDSYLVREGTRRLLEDSGRVEVVAAVADGEELLAAVRTTRPDVVITDIRMPPGHATEGIAAAHAIRAEFPRIGVVVLSQYSDADYAVELFAQGTAGLGYLLKAAVGDLDDLLRALVEVAKGGSVVDPGVVERLVDQRAVQAESPLRRLGPRELDVLREMAEGRTNAAIGAALHLSESTIEKHVNTIFNSLGLSEEPGTSRRVAAVLSYLRNMSMSPAQDRPGAPR is encoded by the coding sequence ATGACCGAGGTCGCCGCGGTACTGCGCGTCGTGATCGCCGATGACAGCTACTTGGTCCGTGAGGGCACCCGGCGGCTGCTCGAGGACTCGGGTCGCGTCGAGGTCGTGGCCGCGGTGGCGGACGGGGAGGAACTGCTGGCGGCGGTCCGTACGACCCGTCCGGACGTGGTCATCACGGACATCCGGATGCCACCCGGCCACGCGACCGAGGGGATCGCGGCCGCGCACGCGATCCGTGCGGAGTTCCCCCGCATCGGCGTCGTCGTGCTGTCCCAGTACTCCGATGCCGACTACGCCGTCGAGCTGTTCGCCCAAGGGACGGCCGGCCTCGGCTATCTCCTGAAGGCCGCGGTGGGTGACCTGGACGATCTGCTCCGGGCCCTGGTGGAGGTCGCCAAGGGTGGCTCGGTGGTGGATCCCGGGGTGGTCGAGCGACTGGTCGACCAGCGTGCCGTCCAGGCGGAATCCCCCCTGCGCAGACTCGGCCCGCGCGAGTTGGACGTACTGCGGGAGATGGCGGAGGGACGGACGAACGCGGCGATCGGTGCGGCCCTGCACCTGTCGGAGTCGACCATCGAGAAGCACGTCAACACCATCTTCAACAGCCTCGGCCTTTCCGAGGAGCCGGGTACGAGCCGCCGGGTCGCTGCAGTCCTCTCCTATCTGAGGAACATGTCGATGTCACCGGCGCAGGACCGGCCCGGCGCTCCTCGCTGA